A single region of the Thermodesulfatator indicus DSM 15286 genome encodes:
- a CDS encoding polyprenyl synthetase family protein has translation MGLSADFFDWLKSKQELVNRALEFYVPYLDGQARRLFEAMHYSLMSGGKRLRPILVMAGAEAAGGKPEDVLPAACAIECIHTYSLIHDDLPAMDDDDLRRGKPTCHKAFDEATAILAGDGLLTHAFRLLAHEELADKFPQENLLEGIRLVAEAAGLYGMVAGQMADLLAEGRNVTAEELAFIHRHKTAALIRASVLLGATLVGTGKKEKEALSSYGWNIGHAFQIIDDILDLTADEKTLGKPIGSDLKKKKATYPALFGLEASRAKARSLLEEALSSIAILGDKAKTLADIAYYVLERKL, from the coding sequence ATGGGGCTTTCAGCAGATTTTTTTGATTGGCTTAAGAGCAAACAGGAGCTCGTTAATAGGGCCTTAGAATTTTATGTTCCTTATCTTGACGGTCAGGCCAGGCGTCTTTTTGAAGCCATGCACTATAGCCTTATGTCAGGCGGAAAGAGGCTAAGGCCCATCCTCGTTATGGCTGGCGCTGAGGCTGCCGGAGGTAAGCCAGAAGACGTTTTGCCAGCAGCCTGTGCCATTGAGTGTATCCACACTTATTCTCTTATTCACGACGACCTGCCTGCTATGGACGATGACGACTTACGCCGCGGCAAGCCCACCTGCCACAAGGCCTTTGATGAGGCCACGGCTATCCTTGCTGGCGACGGGCTTTTGACCCATGCCTTTCGCCTTCTGGCGCACGAAGAGCTGGCCGATAAATTCCCGCAAGAAAATTTACTTGAAGGCATTCGCCTGGTGGCCGAAGCCGCTGGTCTTTACGGTATGGTGGCCGGGCAAATGGCTGACCTTCTGGCTGAAGGTCGAAACGTAACGGCCGAAGAACTAGCTTTTATCCACCGCCACAAGACCGCCGCTTTGATTAGGGCCTCAGTGCTTCTGGGAGCCACGCTCGTAGGGACAGGCAAAAAAGAAAAAGAGGCCTTATCAAGCTACGGCTGGAATATCGGCCATGCCTTTCAGATTATTGACGATATCCTTGACCTTACCGCTGATGAAAAGACCCTTGGGAAGCCCATAGGCTCTGACCTCAAAAAGAAAAAGGCTACTTATCCGGCCTTATTTGGGCTTGAAGCTTCACGTGCTAAAGCCCGAAGCCTCCTTGAAGAGGCTCTCTCTTCTATAGCCATATTGGGTGATAAAGCTAAAACCCTGGCGGACATTGCCTATTACGTGCTTGAAAGAAAGCTTTAA
- a CDS encoding outer membrane lipoprotein-sorting protein, which produces MRKTIVFIIFWLMANKALALTGEEIAWKVYNRPQGKDSQAESVMILKKARGREKTRKMKIFTREDKKARYTLMRFLSPRDIAGTAFLSISYHNGKEEQFLYLPALKRTRRIAGSFKFHRFVNSEFLYEDLDRRYPPKYRHELLREEILQGTPCYVVKTTPKKKKYSSYGYWVQWITKDGYLPIRIDIYDRKGKLFKRFSAQKWEKIQGYWTILESQMENLKKKRLTIIKINKIIYDQGIDPKIFTKRRLERW; this is translated from the coding sequence ATGCGAAAAACAATTGTTTTTATAATTTTTTGGTTAATGGCCAATAAGGCCTTGGCCCTTACTGGCGAAGAAATCGCCTGGAAGGTTTACAACCGCCCGCAAGGAAAAGATTCGCAAGCAGAAAGCGTAATGATCCTTAAAAAAGCCCGGGGCAGAGAAAAAACTCGCAAGATGAAAATTTTTACCCGTGAAGACAAAAAGGCCCGTTATACCCTTATGCGATTTCTTTCCCCTAGAGATATTGCCGGTACGGCCTTTCTTTCTATTTCCTATCATAACGGAAAAGAAGAACAATTTTTATATTTGCCGGCTCTTAAGCGTACCCGTCGCATTGCTGGTTCTTTTAAGTTTCACCGTTTTGTAAACTCAGAGTTTCTTTATGAAGATTTAGATAGGCGTTATCCCCCTAAGTATCGCCACGAGTTATTAAGAGAGGAAATATTACAAGGAACCCCTTGTTATGTAGTTAAAACTACGCCCAAGAAGAAAAAGTATTCTTCTTACGGTTACTGGGTGCAGTGGATAACTAAAGATGGCTATCTACCTATCCGTATAGATATCTACGACCGCAAAGGCAAGCTATTTAAAAGATTTTCCGCCCAAAAGTGGGAAAAAATCCAAGGGTACTGGACGATTCTTGAATCACAAATGGAAAATCTAAAGAAAAAACGTCTAACCATCATAAAAATCAATAAAATTATCTATGACCAAGGTATTGACCCTAAAATATTTACCAAAAGGAGACTGGAAAGATGGTAA
- a CDS encoding DUF1302 family protein: MVKKILLFALLCFCFSELAYASDIEFSGRLWGRGAIDLHNENPFEDQRIDHEKLRLEAKDSPTDYLDLKASVELDRLAYGDGDGREQTNIFLWETYLRFVESTWEVTLGNQLIRWGKVDELTILDNLTWQDLRELFTLPIEERQHPWPWLRVQYFGDTFTLEGVFTLWPLYPKRDDFGSDWAVFDHLRKRLAADPTLSSLSLKIDKNKPSPSLRNSEWGLRLSGSTGNIDWEVSYLYAHDRSFYYYVKSFPIKGFTLNTPSNPIEDLKAQLSNLSITGDTVYVSFPRDNILGFAFETTYNDVGIRGEFAYHTDRVFLKKNLEATRKPYWRYVLGLDYSFENGLYINLQFLQQRILGWSEDILFDPKLDSYIFMRISKSYLEDYLEVRLDGTYGITTRGYYLNPEISYKINDDVKIFGGLHLIDGPKGTFFDVYDANDQVYLGLEIVF, from the coding sequence ATGGTAAAAAAGATCCTCTTGTTTGCTTTGCTCTGTTTTTGTTTTAGTGAATTAGCTTACGCAAGTGATATCGAATTTAGTGGCCGTCTTTGGGGCCGGGGAGCCATTGATTTGCATAACGAAAACCCTTTTGAAGACCAAAGAATTGACCACGAAAAACTACGTCTTGAAGCCAAAGACAGCCCTACGGATTACCTTGACCTAAAAGCTTCGGTAGAGCTTGATCGTCTAGCCTATGGCGATGGCGATGGTCGCGAACAAACCAACATCTTTTTATGGGAAACGTATTTGCGGTTTGTAGAAAGCACCTGGGAGGTAACTTTAGGTAACCAGCTTATTCGGTGGGGTAAAGTTGATGAACTCACCATTCTTGACAATCTCACCTGGCAGGACCTTAGAGAACTTTTCACCCTTCCCATTGAAGAAAGGCAACATCCATGGCCGTGGTTAAGGGTCCAATATTTTGGAGACACTTTCACATTAGAAGGGGTCTTTACTCTTTGGCCTCTTTACCCCAAACGGGACGATTTTGGTTCAGATTGGGCTGTTTTTGATCACTTACGCAAAAGATTGGCAGCTGACCCTACTTTGAGCAGTCTTTCATTAAAAATAGATAAAAATAAGCCCTCTCCTTCTTTGCGAAATTCCGAATGGGGTCTGCGTTTAAGCGGCTCTACCGGTAATATAGACTGGGAAGTCTCTTATCTTTACGCCCATGACCGTTCTTTTTATTATTACGTCAAATCTTTCCCCATAAAAGGTTTTACCCTCAACACTCCCTCTAACCCGATAGAAGACTTAAAAGCCCAGCTATCAAATTTGTCTATTACTGGAGATACGGTCTATGTATCCTTTCCGCGAGATAATATTTTAGGATTTGCCTTTGAAACCACTTATAATGATGTGGGCATAAGGGGTGAATTTGCCTATCATACTGACCGGGTTTTTCTTAAGAAAAACCTTGAGGCTACAAGAAAACCTTACTGGCGCTATGTATTAGGCCTGGACTATAGTTTTGAAAACGGCCTTTACATTAATTTACAGTTTTTACAGCAAAGAATACTTGGCTGGTCAGAAGACATTCTTTTTGATCCCAAACTTGACTCCTATATCTTTATGAGGATATCTAAAAGCTATCTTGAAGACTATCTCGAGGTTCGTCTTGATGGCACTTACGGAATTACAACCAGAGGCTATTACTTGAATCCGGAAATATCTTACAAAATCAACGATGATGTAAAAATATTCGGAGGATTGCACTTGATAGACGGCCCAAAAGGTACCTTTTTTGATGTTTACGACGCCAATGATCAGGTCTATCTTGGCTTAGAAATTGTCTTTTAA
- the dxs gene encoding 1-deoxy-D-xylulose-5-phosphate synthase, translating into MAKLLEKVNSPADLKKFRLRQLEKLTEELREVIVKTVAETGGHLAPNLGVIELTVALHYVFDSPKDKIVWDVGHQAYAHKLLTGRRDKFHTLRQYGGIAGFPKRSESPHDIVDVGHSSTSISAALGLVTAQDFLKQEGKVVVVIGDGSMTAGLAFEGLNNAGHLKKDLIVILNDNEMSISPNVGALSSFLSRKLTGPVARRLKRELESFVSHLPGGEHLVTAIRKSEDAIKCLLTPGMLFEALGFRYVGPIPGHNLETLIDTLRNVKNLEGPTLVHVLTKKGKGYRPAEEEPEKFHGLGPFDIKTGKPKTSKNKPPSYTSVFSKTMVRLGEMEPRLVAITAAMPSGTGLKAFSERFPERFFDVGIAEQHAVTFAAGLALGGMIPVCAIYSTFLQRAFDQIIHDVALTNLHVVFAIDRAGIVGEDGPTHQGQFDLTYLRLIPNMIVMAPKDENELQHMLYTAVKCQGPVAVRYPRGAGEGASLDWELKEIPIGKGEIFREGEDILLVAIGNMVYPALKAADLLAKEGLSATVINARFVKPLDEDLITEWALRTGRVVTIEENTLLGGFGSAVLELFQQKGLRFPVKRIGLPDKFIEHGAPALLREKYGLTPEKIAEEVKDWLLHQERPDIRVLTA; encoded by the coding sequence ATGGCCAAACTTTTAGAAAAAGTCAACTCTCCTGCTGACCTCAAAAAATTTAGGCTAAGGCAGCTTGAAAAGCTAACTGAGGAATTGCGGGAAGTCATAGTTAAAACAGTAGCGGAAACCGGTGGCCATCTGGCACCTAACCTGGGCGTAATTGAACTTACGGTGGCTTTACACTACGTGTTTGATTCCCCTAAAGATAAAATCGTCTGGGACGTTGGCCACCAAGCCTACGCCCACAAACTTTTGACTGGCCGTCGCGATAAATTTCACACCCTGCGTCAATATGGCGGCATAGCGGGTTTCCCCAAACGTTCCGAAAGCCCTCACGATATCGTTGACGTGGGCCACAGCAGCACGTCAATTTCTGCGGCCCTGGGCCTGGTGACCGCTCAGGACTTTCTCAAACAAGAAGGTAAAGTCGTAGTCGTTATTGGTGACGGCTCTATGACCGCCGGGCTCGCCTTTGAAGGGCTTAACAACGCCGGCCATCTCAAAAAAGACTTGATTGTTATTTTAAACGACAACGAAATGTCCATCTCACCGAACGTGGGCGCGCTTTCGTCTTTTCTTTCCCGAAAACTCACCGGCCCGGTGGCCAGGCGACTTAAGAGAGAACTAGAAAGCTTTGTCAGCCATCTCCCCGGGGGAGAACACCTGGTTACGGCTATTAGAAAGAGTGAAGATGCCATTAAATGCCTCTTGACTCCGGGTATGCTTTTTGAGGCCCTTGGCTTTCGTTACGTCGGGCCTATTCCCGGCCATAATCTGGAAACACTTATTGATACCCTAAGAAACGTGAAAAATCTTGAAGGGCCCACTCTGGTGCATGTGCTGACCAAAAAGGGTAAAGGGTATCGTCCGGCTGAAGAGGAACCTGAAAAGTTTCACGGCTTGGGGCCTTTTGACATAAAGACCGGCAAACCCAAAACAAGTAAAAACAAGCCCCCTTCCTATACCAGTGTTTTTTCCAAAACCATGGTCCGCCTAGGGGAAATGGAACCAAGACTTGTGGCCATTACCGCGGCTATGCCTTCCGGCACCGGGCTTAAGGCCTTTTCTGAGCGTTTCCCCGAGCGCTTCTTTGACGTAGGTATCGCTGAGCAGCACGCCGTCACCTTTGCCGCTGGCCTGGCTTTGGGTGGTATGATTCCGGTTTGTGCTATTTATTCTACTTTTCTCCAGCGGGCTTTTGACCAGATTATACACGACGTGGCTTTGACCAACCTCCATGTAGTCTTTGCCATTGACAGGGCTGGTATTGTCGGTGAAGACGGCCCCACTCACCAGGGCCAGTTTGATCTGACTTACCTTCGCCTTATTCCTAACATGATCGTTATGGCCCCTAAAGACGAAAATGAACTCCAGCACATGCTTTATACAGCGGTAAAATGCCAGGGGCCTGTGGCTGTGCGCTATCCTCGCGGAGCAGGCGAAGGAGCAAGTCTTGACTGGGAACTCAAAGAAATCCCCATAGGTAAAGGCGAAATCTTTCGCGAAGGGGAAGACATTTTGTTAGTGGCTATAGGGAATATGGTTTATCCTGCCCTAAAAGCCGCAGACCTTTTGGCTAAGGAAGGTCTTTCAGCAACGGTGATAAACGCTCGTTTTGTAAAACCCCTTGACGAAGACCTAATCACCGAATGGGCCCTGCGCACCGGCCGCGTGGTCACCATTGAGGAAAATACCCTTTTAGGTGGTTTTGGCTCAGCGGTGCTGGAACTCTTTCAACAAAAGGGACTTCGTTTCCCGGTAAAACGGATAGGGCTTCCTGACAAATTTATAGAACACGGGGCTCCGGCTCTTTTGCGGGAAAAATACGGCCTTACCCCGGAAAAGATTGCCGAAGAAGTGAAAGACTGGCTCTTGCACCAGGAAAGGCCAGATATTCGGGTGCTTACGGCTTAG
- a CDS encoding cation:proton antiporter yields the protein MSLYTLVTLLLCLAVLSGYLNYRLLKLPSGIGATLVAIFIGFLALAAESLWPECPLTIHLKKVVQDIEFEEAVLHWMLGFLLFAGALHVELDTLLKRLRSILSLATLGVFLSTTIIGFSLYFLAKIFGLHLPILWALLFGALISPTDPVAVLATLRKAGVSKETEIVIVGESLLNDGVAVVIFLALLEMLKTQAGIDVFHILVFLVQECFGGLVLGALLGFLAFLLLKDVDDYELEVLITVALVMLCFSLAEKFHLSGPLAVVAAGLLIGNHGRRLAMSPKTIEHIDTFWRLVDSLLNAVLFLLIGLEILVINQFNLFLALASIFLVLCGRFLSVSVSMAIAKPLKSLSFQKILFFTWCGLKGGIAVALAFSLPEHPLKSTLLSLTYFNVVFSVIGQGLTLKTLAQRLKF from the coding sequence ATGTCCCTTTATACTTTGGTAACCTTGTTACTCTGTCTCGCCGTACTTTCTGGCTACCTTAATTATCGTCTACTTAAGTTGCCAAGCGGTATAGGGGCCACTTTAGTAGCTATTTTTATTGGCTTTTTGGCTCTTGCCGCGGAAAGTCTTTGGCCTGAATGTCCCTTAACCATTCACCTTAAAAAAGTTGTTCAGGATATTGAATTTGAAGAAGCGGTTTTACACTGGATGCTAGGTTTTCTTCTTTTTGCCGGAGCTCTTCACGTAGAATTAGATACCCTGCTTAAACGTTTACGAAGTATTCTTAGTTTGGCTACCCTTGGTGTGTTTTTGTCAACCACCATAATTGGTTTTTCTCTTTATTTTTTAGCCAAGATTTTTGGTTTACACCTGCCAATCCTTTGGGCCTTATTATTCGGGGCTTTGATTTCTCCGACTGATCCCGTAGCCGTACTTGCTACTTTAAGAAAAGCCGGCGTATCTAAAGAAACCGAGATAGTAATTGTGGGCGAATCTTTATTAAATGACGGTGTGGCTGTAGTTATCTTTTTGGCCTTACTGGAAATGCTTAAAACCCAAGCAGGAATTGATGTTTTCCACATTCTGGTCTTTCTTGTCCAGGAATGTTTCGGAGGTCTGGTCCTAGGTGCTTTACTAGGATTTTTGGCTTTTTTATTGCTAAAAGATGTTGATGATTATGAACTGGAAGTCCTAATTACCGTAGCCTTAGTTATGCTCTGTTTTTCTCTGGCAGAAAAATTTCATCTATCTGGTCCCTTAGCGGTAGTAGCCGCTGGGCTCCTTATCGGGAACCACGGTCGGCGTTTGGCCATGAGCCCCAAGACCATAGAACATATAGATACTTTCTGGCGTCTTGTTGATAGCCTGTTAAACGCTGTTTTGTTTTTGCTAATCGGCCTTGAAATTTTGGTTATCAATCAATTTAATCTGTTTCTGGCTTTAGCCAGTATATTTCTAGTTCTTTGTGGGCGCTTTTTAAGCGTTTCGGTAAGTATGGCTATAGCCAAACCGCTAAAATCCCTTTCTTTTCAGAAAATTTTATTTTTTACCTGGTGCGGTCTAAAAGGTGGTATTGCCGTTGCCCTTGCCTTTTCTCTGCCTGAACATCCCTTAAAATCTACTTTGTTATCTCTTACTTATTTCAACGTAGTATTTTCCGTGATAGGGCAGGGGTTAACTTTAAAAACCTTGGCCCAAAGGCTCAAATTTTAA
- the pyrF gene encoding orotidine-5'-phosphate decarboxylase, with amino-acid sequence MEVKRRLIFPLDVSSLNEAQKWVSQLKDNVGVFKIGLELFVAHGPVAIEKVREAGADDIFLDLKLHDIPATMEQAARAASRHGVDILTVHMLAGRQAVRRTVEAVEGGTKVFGVTVLTSHTRAELMEIGYAPELSRDVKEAVLRLANLAYRAGCHGVVCSGKEVSAVKEAYRHLKTIVPGVRPEWAADPQDQARVVTPAEAILNGADYLVIGRPIRQADDPCGAAQKILAEMKEAFEKRGF; translated from the coding sequence GTGGAAGTAAAACGTCGTTTAATCTTTCCTCTTGATGTCTCTTCTCTTAATGAGGCTCAAAAGTGGGTAAGCCAGCTTAAAGATAATGTTGGGGTTTTCAAAATAGGGCTTGAGCTTTTTGTGGCCCATGGTCCTGTAGCCATAGAAAAAGTAAGAGAAGCTGGGGCTGATGATATTTTTTTAGACTTAAAGCTCCACGATATTCCGGCCACCATGGAGCAAGCAGCTAGGGCTGCTAGCCGCCACGGGGTAGACATTCTTACGGTCCACATGCTGGCTGGACGCCAGGCAGTACGTCGCACTGTAGAAGCCGTTGAAGGGGGTACTAAAGTATTCGGGGTTACAGTCCTTACCTCTCACACCCGGGCTGAACTTATGGAGATAGGTTATGCCCCCGAACTTTCTCGCGACGTTAAAGAAGCTGTTTTAAGGTTAGCAAACCTTGCTTATCGCGCTGGTTGTCACGGCGTAGTTTGTTCTGGAAAAGAAGTCTCAGCGGTAAAAGAGGCCTATCGGCACTTGAAAACTATTGTCCCAGGGGTAAGGCCAGAGTGGGCAGCAGACCCACAGGATCAAGCCCGGGTGGTTACTCCAGCTGAAGCTATTCTCAATGGAGCAGATTATCTGGTTATCGGGAGGCCTATAAGACAGGCAGATGACCCTTGTGGGGCTGCTCAAAAGATTCTTGCTGAAATGAAAGAGGCTTTTGAAAAAAGAGGATTTTAA
- a CDS encoding efflux RND transporter permease subunit, producing the protein MKAQEIYKKFVWQYQKVWLIIIFGFMIFCGWQVAHLPVVTSTDAIIPRDSLWHYYEKFREQFGADDGIAVVLHNPKGIFNPKTLAYIQKLTSVFEDVDEIESVLSLTTIEDIRGGEETFEVEPLIGDEIPTDPKTLAHLKERARKNPLIFRNLVSEDFKTTLLLLRTTYRGEDLNFENRLMHKVESILQKNPPPPSVEIHLAGWPVVNVNMAAYMNKDLMVFIPGCFVLLCILIYIFLHSWRAVLGAAVIINLSLIAAMASLKLVGGALSPMTSVLAPLTMALALADVIHLTVTYFKLSPRERSVSRAVAITWAPCFLTSLTTAIGFGSLLISRVPSIREFGSAAALAMFIEYFLTFTLFAFLLPWIRQGKFKLGFNKTLVEPLAKNYPWWSYKVLILFVLLFVLSILQIDKIKVDTNVIDFFHHSTPVYKDIDFVDKHLGGAQTIEISLENPKGDFLDPHLLKKIDEVARWLEKHPLFYQAISPAEFFKLMNRAFHQEDENYFRVPDSRELISQYLLLYGGDELAHFLNEDQNWARISARTPEHSSEKINEAITELNQKLAQVFKGTGVKYTVTGKTYLVNRTAEDIVKSQVESLATAAVLIFGIMFLVLRSFRLGLLSIPPNIFPLVVNFGFMGIMGIPLNTSTATISAVAIGIAVDDTIHFLIRYKRNRKNREPVSAVKTTLRQKGSAVFTTSLSLVAAFLVLGVSKFIPTVQFGMLSALVIGLALLGDVLLLPALIYLLRKFF; encoded by the coding sequence TTGAAAGCGCAAGAAATCTATAAAAAATTTGTCTGGCAATACCAAAAAGTCTGGCTAATCATAATCTTTGGCTTCATGATCTTTTGTGGCTGGCAGGTAGCTCACCTTCCCGTTGTAACCTCTACTGACGCCATTATTCCCAGAGATAGCTTGTGGCATTACTACGAAAAATTTAGAGAACAGTTCGGGGCAGATGACGGTATAGCGGTAGTACTCCATAACCCCAAAGGGATTTTTAATCCTAAAACTCTTGCCTATATCCAAAAATTAACGTCGGTCTTTGAAGACGTTGACGAGATAGAAAGCGTTCTTTCTCTTACCACTATTGAAGATATCCGTGGTGGAGAAGAAACTTTTGAAGTTGAACCTTTAATAGGTGACGAAATACCTACTGACCCTAAAACTCTTGCTCATTTGAAAGAAAGAGCCCGGAAAAATCCTCTGATTTTCCGCAATCTGGTTTCAGAAGACTTTAAAACTACCCTACTCCTTTTAAGAACAACTTACCGTGGCGAAGATCTTAACTTTGAAAACCGTCTCATGCACAAAGTAGAAAGTATTTTGCAAAAAAATCCACCTCCCCCTTCTGTAGAAATACACCTTGCTGGATGGCCGGTAGTGAACGTGAACATGGCCGCCTATATGAACAAAGACCTCATGGTCTTTATCCCCGGATGTTTTGTTCTGTTATGTATACTCATCTACATCTTTTTACATTCTTGGCGGGCAGTCTTAGGGGCTGCTGTCATTATTAATCTTTCTTTAATAGCTGCTATGGCTTCCTTAAAACTGGTAGGTGGAGCCTTAAGCCCTATGACTTCGGTATTGGCTCCTTTAACTATGGCTCTGGCTCTAGCTGATGTAATCCATCTAACTGTAACTTACTTCAAGTTATCGCCTAGAGAAAGGTCTGTATCACGAGCTGTAGCTATCACCTGGGCGCCTTGCTTTTTAACGAGCCTTACCACAGCCATAGGTTTTGGCTCTCTTTTGATTTCACGAGTGCCTTCCATTCGCGAATTTGGTAGCGCTGCCGCCCTGGCCATGTTTATAGAGTATTTTCTTACCTTTACTCTCTTTGCTTTTCTTTTGCCCTGGATAAGGCAGGGTAAATTCAAACTTGGTTTCAATAAAACTTTGGTAGAACCACTGGCCAAAAATTATCCCTGGTGGTCATATAAAGTTCTAATTCTTTTTGTTTTACTTTTTGTTTTGAGCATTTTGCAAATTGATAAGATAAAAGTTGATACTAACGTTATTGACTTTTTCCATCATTCCACTCCGGTTTACAAAGACATAGATTTCGTTGATAAACACCTTGGTGGGGCTCAGACTATAGAAATTTCCCTTGAAAACCCAAAGGGAGATTTTCTTGACCCCCATTTGCTGAAAAAGATAGATGAAGTAGCCCGATGGCTCGAAAAACATCCCTTATTTTACCAGGCCATATCGCCTGCAGAATTTTTCAAACTCATGAATAGGGCCTTTCACCAGGAAGATGAAAACTATTTTCGTGTTCCTGACAGCCGCGAGTTGATATCTCAGTACTTGTTACTTTACGGAGGAGACGAGTTAGCCCACTTCTTAAATGAAGACCAAAACTGGGCCCGTATATCGGCTCGCACCCCTGAGCATAGCTCAGAAAAAATCAACGAAGCCATCACCGAACTGAACCAAAAACTGGCTCAAGTTTTCAAGGGTACAGGGGTCAAATATACCGTTACCGGAAAGACTTATCTGGTTAACCGTACCGCTGAAGATATCGTAAAAAGCCAGGTTGAAAGTCTGGCTACCGCTGCCGTTCTTATTTTTGGCATAATGTTTCTCGTGTTACGTTCGTTTAGACTGGGGCTCTTATCTATTCCCCCAAATATTTTTCCGTTGGTAGTCAACTTTGGTTTTATGGGCATTATGGGTATTCCTTTAAATACTTCTACGGCAACTATTTCTGCTGTAGCTATAGGAATAGCAGTAGATGATACCATTCATTTCCTCATTCGTTACAAACGAAACAGGAAAAACAGGGAACCTGTATCCGCGGTAAAAACTACTTTGAGGCAAAAGGGAAGCGCTGTTTTCACTACTTCGTTATCCTTAGTGGCAGCCTTTTTGGTGCTGGGCGTATCCAAGTTTATACCTACGGTTCAGTTCGGTATGTTAAGTGCTTTGGTCATTGGCCTTGCCCTTTTGGGAGATGTCCTTCTTTTACCGGCTCTTATTTATCTTCTTCGCAAGTTTTTTTAA